A stretch of the Rhodothermales bacterium genome encodes the following:
- a CDS encoding Re/Si-specific NAD(P)(+) transhydrogenase subunit alpha, with protein MAISVGVPKESVAGERRVAAVPELVQRFQKAGMDILLEKGAGDAACYTDSDFEEKGARIVSRAEALGADIVLKVQPPSAEEIKGLKKGAVLIGFLSPLDQPQVARDLAAAGASAFAMELVPRISRAQTMDALSAMGSIGGYRAVLLAAERLPKFFPLLTTAAGTVKPANVLVLGAGVAGLQAIATARRLGARVSAYDIRAEVKEQIESLGGRFVELEIETQDSEDTGGYAKALAEEKAKRQTELLEPHIAKADVVVTTALIPGRPAPVLITENAVKGMHAGSVIVDLAAANGGNCALTKAGETVDANGVTILGPTNLPAEMAIHASEMYGRTLLALAGEMVKEGELSLDFDDEIIGGSCVCHGGDVVNERVKSLLAG; from the coding sequence ATGGCAATAAGTGTAGGAGTTCCAAAAGAATCGGTCGCCGGAGAACGGCGAGTTGCGGCAGTGCCGGAACTGGTTCAGCGATTCCAGAAGGCTGGAATGGACATCCTCCTGGAGAAAGGAGCGGGAGACGCAGCCTGTTATACAGACTCCGACTTTGAAGAAAAAGGAGCCCGTATTGTGAGTCGCGCCGAGGCGCTCGGAGCAGACATTGTACTCAAAGTGCAACCGCCCTCCGCCGAGGAGATCAAAGGACTCAAGAAAGGGGCTGTTCTCATCGGCTTTCTGTCACCGCTGGATCAGCCGCAGGTGGCGAGGGACCTGGCGGCTGCCGGGGCGAGCGCATTTGCGATGGAGCTCGTTCCGCGAATTTCCCGGGCACAGACGATGGATGCGCTCTCGGCCATGGGATCCATAGGCGGCTACCGTGCCGTGCTCCTGGCCGCCGAGCGACTCCCCAAGTTCTTCCCGCTTCTTACTACGGCAGCGGGCACGGTGAAGCCGGCAAATGTCCTCGTGTTGGGAGCTGGAGTTGCCGGTCTGCAGGCCATTGCGACAGCTCGTCGACTGGGAGCCCGCGTGTCCGCCTACGACATTCGTGCTGAAGTAAAAGAGCAGATTGAAAGTCTCGGCGGCCGGTTCGTAGAACTTGAGATCGAGACGCAAGACTCCGAAGATACCGGCGGCTACGCCAAGGCCCTGGCAGAAGAAAAGGCGAAGCGGCAGACGGAACTTCTGGAGCCGCACATCGCGAAGGCCGATGTGGTCGTGACGACCGCGCTGATCCCGGGGCGACCCGCACCTGTTCTGATCACGGAGAATGCCGTCAAGGGCATGCATGCCGGGTCAGTCATCGTCGACCTCGCGGCAGCGAACGGCGGGAACTGCGCGTTGACGAAGGCGGGTGAAACCGTCGATGCAAATGGCGTCACGATTCTCGGCCCGACCAACCTGCCGGCCGAGATGGCGATTCATGCCAGTGAGATGTACGGGCGAACGCTGCTGGCGCTCGCCGGTGAAATGGTAAAGGAGGGAGAGCTTTCTCTCGATTTTGATGATGAGATCATCGGCGGCTCGTGCGTGTGTCACGGCGGCGATGTGGTAAATGAAAGAGTCAAGTCGCTCCTCGCCGGGTAA